A region of the Campylobacter subantarcticus LMG 24377 genome:
AATTGCTTGATAAATTAGAAGATGATGATGATGTACAAGCAGTTTACACTAACATAGAATAGGAATAAAAAATGCTTAAAAAAATCGATACAAAAGATGCTAAAAAATACAACTTTGCCATCATTAGCACTGAAAAAGGTGATATGAAATTAGAATTATTTCCTGATGAAGCACCACAAACAGTATGCAACTTCGCTAATTTAGCCAATGAAGGTTTTTATGATGAACTTGTTTTTCACCGTGTGATTCCAAATTTTGTTATCCAAGGTGGTTGTCCTTATGGTATAGGCTCAGGTGGTCCTGGCTATGAGATAGAGTGTGAGTGTGATGATCAAAAACACCAACACTTAAGAGGTAGTTTGTCTATGGCTCACGCTGGTAGAGATACAGGCGGATCGCAATTTTTCATCTGCCACAGCCCACAACCTCATTTAGATGGCGTACATACCATATTTGGACAAATCAACCCAGAAGATAAAGAAAGCCTAGAAGTTTTAGATAGCATTAGAGCTGGAGATAAAATCAAAACAATCCAAATTCTAGAAAAATTTTAAACTTTTTTCTCCTTAAAATGTGTTATGATACATTTTAAGGAAGTTAAAAATGCATTTTATTTTTATTTGTATTCATCTTATTTGTGCTATATGCTTTATCGCTTATGTGTTTTTTGATATATGTGTTTATCGTTTTGCCTATAACCATGAAAGCAAAGAAGATTGCGATAAAATCAAAAAAGCTTATACAAAATCAAGTGTTATTATCTTTGCTAGTATTTTTATCTTGCTTTTATTGAGTGGATTTTATCTTTTAAGTTTTTATGAATTAAATTCTTTTTGGGATTTTTTTCAAACCAATTTTGGTGTATTTTTATTGATTAAGCTTCTATTACTGGCTACAATGTTGATTTTAACATGTTATTCTTTATTTGTTATCAAAATTTTAAAAAGAAAAGATCCTTTAAATTCACATCTAATTGCTTTAATTTTGTGTATTTTTATTGTTATTTGTGCAAAAGCAATGCTGTATTTTTAATGCATTAAAACTAAATTTATATCATTAGCTTAAAAAACAAAGGTTGTTTATGCTTAGTGATATGATTAATTTTTTACTTACCCTTGCAAAGGATTGGGGTTATTGGGGGATCATCTTTCTTATGTTTGTCGAAAGCTCATTTTTTCCTTTCCCTAGTGAAGTAGTGATGATACCTGCTGGATATTTAGCTCATCAAAATGAACTTAATTTTTGGCTATGCTTACTTTGTGGAACTTTTGGAGCACTTTTGGGAGCTTTGCTTAATTATTATTTATGTTATTTTTTAGGACGTAATTTTACTTTAAAAATATGCAAATATTTTGGGGTTAATGAAGCAAAATTTGCACAATTTGAAGCATTTTTTAATAAGCACGGCGAGATATCAACCTTTAGTGGAAGATTAATCCCTGGTTTACGCCAATATATCTCTTTACCTGCAGGATTAGCAAGAATGAATTTGAAAAAATTTATATTTTACACTAGTTTAGGTGCAGGAATTTGGTGTCTAATCTTGCTTATATTAGGCTATGTTTTAGGACAAAATGAAGATTTAATCAAAGAATATTTATATTTGGTTATTATCGCGTGTATTGTTTTTATAGCAGTAATCATCGCTATTTACATCTACTTTCAAAAAAAGAAAAGCCATATTTAGCTAGGTACATCTTAAGTGATAGCTTAAGATGTTTATTAATCTTAAAAAATAATATCAAGTGGATCAACTTATAAAAATTGAGTTTAAAATATTTTAGAATTTATTAAATTTTATGGCTTAATTTTGATAAAATCTTTAAAAATTATTTTATAAAGATTATTTATGGAAAAACCATCAATTCAAAATCTAACCAATTTTTTGATTGAATATATCAGTATATTTTTAAGTGCGGGAACTTATACTGCTAGAGTTTCAAAATGTGTTAGCAGGATAGCTAATGCCTATGGTTATGAAATTAACATGAATTTTTTCTTTCACCACACCACACTTAATATTTTCGATAAGGATGATAACTCCATACAAAGAACCTATATCATACCTAATAAATACAGTCATATTAATTTCAAACTAATTTTAGAACTTAGCGCATTAAGCTGGCAAATTCACGATCATCAATACAATCTAGAAGAAGCTAAACTTTCTTTGTTAAAATTAAATCAACACCAAAACACTTCTTTTTTAGCCAACTTGTTTTTTGTTTCCATAGCTAATGCTGCATTTTGTAAACTTTTTGGTGGTGATTTATATGGGTGTTTGTTTGTATTTTTAGCCACCATAGTCGGTTTTAGCCTGAGAATTTCACTCACAAAAATCAAAATAGATTTAAGAATTCAATACATTCTTTGTTCGTTTTTGTCCTCTTCTATTGTCTTTTTAGGAGTTGACTTAAAGCTCATACAAGAAGCTAATGTTGCCTTGGGTTCTAGTATTTTATATTTAATTCCTGGGGTTTATTTTATAAACTCCATTATTGATATTTTAAAAGACCACATACTCATGGGCTTTAGTCGCATTATTAGCGTGGCTATACTTGTTTGCTGTATAGCGATTGGAATTTATACTACTTTGAGTATTAATGATTTTGGGATTTTAAGATGATTGATTATGGTTCTATTTTTTGGGATATGTTTTTTGCAGCTTTGACAGGATTTGGTTTTGCTTTTGTATGCAACCCTCCTTTTAAAACTCTCATACTTTCAGCTTTTTTAGCTGCTATTGCACATGGGCTACGCTTTACTCTGATGGCTTATTTTGGTTTTCAAACTTTAGCTATTGCTACTTTTATAGCTTCATTTAGTATTGGATGTCTTGGCTTATTTTTAGCAAAAATTTTCAAAACACCCGCTGAAATCATAGCTTTTCCTGCACTTATACCCATGATACCTGGAATTTATGCTTATAAAGCAATTTTATATCTTATTTCATTTATACGTTCAGAAAATATCAACGAAAAAACTAATTTCTTAATCCAATTTTTTGATTATTTCTTAACAACTCTTTCAGTAACACTAGCACTAGCAGTAGGTGTAAGCGTGACTTTATTATTATTTTTTGAGCAAAGCTTTATGATGACAAGAAATGCAAAAAAAGGTAAAAATCACGACTAAAATCAGTCGTGATTCATTTTATTCTTTGCTTCTATACCCATAAGTGCAAAAGCTGTTTTTATGCTTAAAGCACACACAGCAAAAAGTTTCAAAAGCTCATCTTCGTTGCTTGATCCCACAACTTTATTTTCATTGTAAAATTTATGAAATAAAGCAGCTAAGTTTTTTAAATAATCAGGAATTTTTTGCAACGCTCTTGACTCAAATGCATCATTAAACACTGCTTTTAAATTTAAACTTTCAAACAAAAGATTCATACCATCTTCGTTAAGATTTTCAAATTTAGCATGTATTACATCATCAACACTTTTACCAGCCTTTGCAAATACTTGATGAATTCTTGCATGAGCATAATTAATATAATACACAGGGTTGGAACTGTCTTCTTTTTTAAACTCATCAACATCAAATTCTAGATGCGTATCGCATTTTTTACTAATAAAAATATACCTTAATACATCACTTCCTAGCTCTTCTAAAACATCACCCATTAAGATGAAATTTCCCGCTCTTTTACTCATCTTATAAGGCTCGCCATTTTTCAACAATGAAACCATTTGCGCCAAAATAATCTCAAGTTTTTGACTATCATGTCCTAAAAACTCCATAGCAGCTTTCATTCTAGCTATATAGCCATGATGATCAGCTCCCCAGATATTGATACATTTATCATAAGAACGACTCATTTTATCTTTATGATAAACTATATCAGCTGCCAAATAAGTTCCCTTTCCATCATCTTTAATAATCACACGATCTTTTTCGTCACCTTTAGCACTCGAAGCAAGCCAAATTTTGCCATCTTGCTCATAGGTGCCACCGTGTTCTTTTAAAGCTTTTAAGGTGTTTTCTAACTCACTATAATAACTTGTCTCACTCACATAAGTATCGATTGTTATTTTCGCATCTGCTAAATTTTGCTTAATGATTTTTAGCATTTTATCTTTAGCCCAAAGAGCTAGTGGTGCGATATTGTCTTCAGTGAAAAAATCTTTTTCAAATTCAACAAAAGCTTCTTTTGCGGTATCTATGATATATTCACCTTTGTAATATTCTTCTGGGTATATCACCTGCTCATTTAAACAATGCTCTTTCACCGCAAGCAATATAGAAAGCCCTAAAAGATAAATTTGATTTCCCGCATCATTAACATAATACTCTGTATCAAATTTATATCCTAAATGTCTAGCAACTCTAGTTAAGGTATCACCAAAAATAGCACCTCTAGCATGCCCTATGTGCAAAGGTCCTGTTGGATTAGCG
Encoded here:
- a CDS encoding peptidyl-prolyl cis-trans isomerase B, with the translated sequence MLKKIDTKDAKKYNFAIISTEKGDMKLELFPDEAPQTVCNFANLANEGFYDELVFHRVIPNFVIQGGCPYGIGSGGPGYEIECECDDQKHQHLRGSLSMAHAGRDTGGSQFFICHSPQPHLDGVHTIFGQINPEDKESLEVLDSIRAGDKIKTIQILEKF
- a CDS encoding DedA family protein; translation: MLSDMINFLLTLAKDWGYWGIIFLMFVESSFFPFPSEVVMIPAGYLAHQNELNFWLCLLCGTFGALLGALLNYYLCYFLGRNFTLKICKYFGVNEAKFAQFEAFFNKHGEISTFSGRLIPGLRQYISLPAGLARMNLKKFIFYTSLGAGIWCLILLILGYVLGQNEDLIKEYLYLVIIACIVFIAVIIAIYIYFQKKKSHI
- a CDS encoding threonine/serine ThrE exporter family protein codes for the protein MEKPSIQNLTNFLIEYISIFLSAGTYTARVSKCVSRIANAYGYEINMNFFFHHTTLNIFDKDDNSIQRTYIIPNKYSHINFKLILELSALSWQIHDHQYNLEEAKLSLLKLNQHQNTSFLANLFFVSIANAAFCKLFGGDLYGCLFVFLATIVGFSLRISLTKIKIDLRIQYILCSFLSSSIVFLGVDLKLIQEANVALGSSILYLIPGVYFINSIIDILKDHILMGFSRIISVAILVCCIAIGIYTTLSINDFGILR
- a CDS encoding threonine/serine exporter family protein — translated: MIDYGSIFWDMFFAALTGFGFAFVCNPPFKTLILSAFLAAIAHGLRFTLMAYFGFQTLAIATFIASFSIGCLGLFLAKIFKTPAEIIAFPALIPMIPGIYAYKAILYLISFIRSENINEKTNFLIQFFDYFLTTLSVTLALAVGVSVTLLLFFEQSFMMTRNAKKGKNHD
- the argS gene encoding arginine--tRNA ligase — encoded protein: MKTLVYKEIKEKLGRDFILENPKNKNLAHFATPLAFSLAKELKQNPMMIANDIVAKLKDCECFESVEALNGYVNFKLSKSFLNSLATQALSDGENFAKDEAKNESFLLEYVSANPTGPLHIGHARGAIFGDTLTRVARHLGYKFDTEYYVNDAGNQIYLLGLSILLAVKEHCLNEQVIYPEEYYKGEYIIDTAKEAFVEFEKDFFTEDNIAPLALWAKDKMLKIIKQNLADAKITIDTYVSETSYYSELENTLKALKEHGGTYEQDGKIWLASSAKGDEKDRVIIKDDGKGTYLAADIVYHKDKMSRSYDKCINIWGADHHGYIARMKAAMEFLGHDSQKLEIILAQMVSLLKNGEPYKMSKRAGNFILMGDVLEELGSDVLRYIFISKKCDTHLEFDVDEFKKEDSSNPVYYINYAHARIHQVFAKAGKSVDDVIHAKFENLNEDGMNLLFESLNLKAVFNDAFESRALQKIPDYLKNLAALFHKFYNENKVVGSSNEDELLKLFAVCALSIKTAFALMGIEAKNKMNHD